The Streptomyces cynarae genome contains a region encoding:
- a CDS encoding polyamine aminopropyltransferase — protein sequence MIEPHAPAPPGAAASWGGGRNQARLPVGPGTGRFLVLAGVFVCAACGLVYELELVALASYLIGDSVTQASVVLSVMVFAMGVGSLAAKRLRCRAAAGFGAVEAALALVGGLSAMALYAVFAWTGGWGGVWSGGPRCLLVAFSLAIGLLTGAEVPLLMELIQRIRRQDAGGAVADLFAADYVGALVGGLAFPFLLLPQLGQLTGALVTGAVNAVAGGALVLGLFRRDLSRRGRRLLLVANLLVLGVLAAAAVLVDDFERAARHAVYGGHVRVALRTGGQEVVLTGGTPGRPLDLFLDGRLRVDGRDERLYHQALVHPAMSGGPHARVLVLGGGDGLAAREVLRHPGVLRVDVVDQDPALFRLARQDAALSSLNGHAFADPRVHVHAEDTFRWLRRTRGAYDVVIADLPGPGGTASAKLYSQEFYGLSRRVLAPGGRLVVHAGPVTARPRAFWTVEATVRAVGLGTTPYRVDGRALERTAGAVWAPRDWGFVLAARTRPTLTLDPRTPCLRTLTRAALRADARAAARTRVPGLLPSTLVHPRYQE from the coding sequence GTGATCGAACCGCACGCGCCCGCACCACCCGGCGCTGCCGCCTCCTGGGGTGGCGGCCGGAACCAGGCGCGGCTGCCCGTGGGCCCGGGCACCGGGCGGTTCCTGGTCCTCGCCGGGGTGTTCGTCTGCGCGGCCTGTGGACTCGTGTACGAACTCGAACTCGTCGCGCTCGCCTCGTACCTGATCGGCGATTCGGTCACGCAGGCCTCGGTCGTGCTGTCGGTGATGGTGTTCGCGATGGGGGTCGGCTCGCTCGCCGCCAAGCGGCTCCGCTGCCGCGCCGCGGCCGGGTTCGGCGCGGTGGAGGCGGCGCTCGCACTCGTCGGCGGCCTGAGCGCGATGGCCCTGTACGCGGTCTTCGCCTGGACCGGCGGCTGGGGCGGCGTCTGGTCCGGCGGCCCGCGCTGCCTGCTGGTCGCGTTCTCCCTGGCCATCGGGCTGCTCACCGGCGCCGAGGTGCCGCTGCTGATGGAACTGATCCAGCGCATCCGCCGCCAGGACGCGGGCGGCGCGGTCGCGGACCTGTTCGCGGCCGACTACGTGGGCGCACTCGTCGGCGGCCTCGCCTTTCCCTTCCTGCTGCTGCCGCAGCTCGGCCAGCTGACGGGTGCCCTGGTCACCGGTGCGGTGAACGCGGTCGCGGGCGGCGCCCTGGTGCTCGGGCTGTTCCGGCGCGACCTGTCCCGGCGCGGGCGCCGGCTGCTGCTGGTCGCCAACCTGCTCGTCCTCGGCGTACTCGCCGCGGCGGCCGTGCTCGTCGACGACTTCGAACGGGCCGCGCGCCACGCGGTGTACGGCGGTCACGTACGGGTCGCGCTGCGCACCGGCGGCCAGGAGGTGGTGCTGACCGGCGGCACCCCCGGCCGTCCCCTCGACCTGTTCCTCGACGGCCGGCTCCGTGTCGACGGCCGCGACGAACGCCTCTACCACCAGGCGCTGGTGCACCCCGCGATGAGCGGCGGCCCGCACGCGCGCGTGCTCGTCCTCGGCGGTGGCGACGGACTCGCGGCGCGCGAGGTGCTGCGGCACCCGGGGGTGCTGCGGGTCGACGTCGTCGACCAGGACCCGGCGTTGTTCCGGCTCGCCCGCCAGGACGCGGCCCTGTCCTCGCTGAACGGCCACGCCTTCGCGGACCCGCGCGTCCACGTCCATGCGGAGGACACGTTCCGCTGGCTGAGGCGGACCCGGGGGGCGTACGACGTGGTGATCGCCGACCTGCCCGGCCCCGGCGGCACGGCGAGCGCGAAGCTGTACTCGCAGGAGTTCTACGGCCTGTCCCGGCGCGTGCTCGCACCGGGCGGGCGGCTGGTGGTGCACGCGGGGCCGGTGACCGCCCGGCCGCGCGCGTTCTGGACGGTGGAGGCGACGGTACGGGCGGTGGGGCTCGGTACCACCCCGTACCGCGTCGACGGCCGCGCCCTGGAGCGCACGGCCGGGGCGGTCTGGGCGCCGCGCGACTGGGGGTTCGTGCTCGCCGCCCGCACCCGGCCCACGCTGACCCTGGACCCGCGCACGCCGTGCCTGCGCACGCTGACCCGGGCGGCCCTGCGGGCGGACGCACGGGCGGCGGCGCGCACCCGGGTGCCGGGGCTGCTCCCGTCGACGCTGGTGCATCCGAGGTACCAGGAATGA
- a CDS encoding pyridoxal phosphate-dependent aminotransferase, producing MAAMTSSARPFLNRRLTEFGTTIFAEMSALAVSTGSINLGQGFPDTDGPEDVREAAVRALRDGRGNQYPPGPGVPELRAAIAVHQERRYGLAYDPDTEVLVTAGATEAIAAALLALLEPGDEVVALEPYYDSYAACIAMAGGRRVPVTLRPSEGGFRLDLDELRDAVTDRTRLLLINTPHNPTGTVLTREELRTIAELAVERDLLVVTDEVYEHLVFDEAEHVPLATFPGMRERTVTIGSAGKTFSFTGWKVGWVTAAPGLVAAVRSAKQFLTYVASGPFQYAVAEALALPDSYFDAFRADMLAKRDLLSAGLTDAGFRVFRPAGTYFVTTDIRPLGESDGFAFCRALPERAGVVAIPNAVFYDHQEAGAPYVRFAFCKRTEVLADATERLRKAFTR from the coding sequence ATGGCGGCCATGACCTCCAGCGCGCGCCCCTTCCTCAACCGCCGCCTCACCGAGTTCGGGACGACGATCTTCGCCGAGATGTCGGCGCTCGCCGTGAGCACCGGGTCCATCAACCTCGGCCAGGGCTTCCCCGACACCGACGGCCCCGAGGACGTGCGCGAGGCCGCCGTACGGGCGCTGCGTGACGGGCGCGGCAACCAGTACCCGCCGGGGCCCGGCGTCCCCGAGCTGCGTGCCGCGATCGCCGTCCACCAGGAGCGGCGCTACGGGCTCGCGTACGACCCCGACACGGAGGTCCTGGTCACCGCCGGCGCGACGGAGGCGATCGCCGCGGCGCTGCTGGCGCTGCTGGAACCGGGCGACGAGGTGGTCGCCCTGGAGCCGTACTACGACTCGTACGCCGCCTGCATCGCGATGGCGGGCGGCCGGCGCGTACCGGTCACGCTGCGCCCGTCCGAGGGCGGCTTCCGGCTGGACCTGGACGAGCTGCGCGACGCCGTCACCGACCGGACCCGGCTGCTGCTGATCAACACCCCGCACAACCCGACCGGGACCGTGCTCACCCGCGAGGAACTGCGGACGATCGCCGAGCTGGCCGTCGAGCGCGATCTGCTGGTGGTCACCGACGAGGTGTACGAGCACCTGGTGTTCGACGAGGCGGAGCACGTACCGCTGGCGACCTTCCCCGGGATGCGCGAGCGGACGGTGACCATCGGATCGGCCGGGAAGACGTTCTCGTTCACGGGGTGGAAGGTCGGCTGGGTGACGGCGGCGCCGGGGCTGGTCGCGGCGGTGCGGTCGGCCAAGCAGTTCCTGACCTACGTGGCGTCCGGGCCGTTCCAGTACGCGGTGGCCGAGGCGCTGGCCCTGCCGGACTCGTACTTCGACGCCTTCCGCGCGGACATGCTGGCCAAGCGGGACCTGCTTTCGGCGGGGCTGACGGACGCCGGCTTCCGGGTCTTCCGGCCCGCGGGCACCTACTTCGTCACCACCGACATCCGCCCCCTCGGCGAGAGCGACGGCTTCGCCTTCTGCCGCGCCCTGCCCGAGCGGGCGGGTGTCGTCGCCATCCCGAACGCGGTCTTCTACGACCACCAGGAGGCGGGGGCACCCTACGTCCGGTTCGCGTTCTGCAAACGCACCGAGGTGCTGGCGGACGCGACGGAACGTCTCCGCAAGGCGTTCACGCGCTGA
- a CDS encoding type 1 glutamine amidotransferase domain-containing protein yields MPKVLFALTSHGRLGDTGRTTGFYVPEVAHPAEVFRAAGWDIAFVSVAGGQPPRDGIKPDDTVTARFLADNEAALAATPTAAELDAADYDAVYFAGGHGTMWDFPDATALARLAAAVYERGGVVAAVCHGPAALVNLTLTDGSHLVAGKQVSSFTDEEEAAVGLSDVVPFALETALTERGAKFTKAANFTEHAVADTRLVTGQNPASAAKVAELAILQSAN; encoded by the coding sequence ATGCCGAAGGTTCTCTTCGCCCTCACCTCGCACGGCCGGCTCGGCGACACCGGCCGCACCACCGGCTTCTACGTCCCCGAGGTCGCCCACCCCGCCGAGGTCTTCCGGGCGGCCGGCTGGGACATCGCGTTCGTGTCGGTCGCCGGCGGGCAGCCGCCGCGCGACGGGATCAAGCCGGACGACACCGTCACGGCCCGATTCCTGGCCGACAACGAGGCAGCGCTCGCCGCCACCCCCACCGCCGCGGAACTCGACGCCGCCGACTACGACGCCGTCTACTTCGCCGGTGGCCACGGCACGATGTGGGACTTCCCCGACGCGACCGCGCTGGCGCGGCTGGCCGCGGCCGTCTACGAGCGCGGCGGGGTCGTCGCCGCCGTCTGCCACGGTCCGGCCGCCCTGGTGAACCTCACCCTCACGGACGGCTCTCATCTGGTCGCCGGCAAGCAGGTCTCGTCCTTCACCGACGAGGAGGAGGCCGCCGTGGGACTGTCCGACGTCGTGCCCTTCGCCCTGGAGACCGCCCTGACCGAACGGGGCGCGAAGTTCACCAAGGCCGCGAACTTCACCGAGCACGCGGTGGCCGACACCCGTCTCGTGACGGGTCAGAACCCGGCTTCGGCCGCCAAGGTCGCCGAACTGGCAATTCTTCAGAGCGCCAACTGA
- a CDS encoding ferritin-like protein — protein MPTPVDLRDLSWIRGALQTAIALEHSTMPLYCAAMYSLEVQNYPSYNTIRSVLMEEMVHMAIAANMVAALGGSPAIKGLKPTYPGSGGLPGAVAPDLRPRLAKLSGAALESFMRLEAPLFVLNTRQRGASYPTIGAFYDAIRNAIKRNAAAVERSVRLGGPANQVGGNLGYLTFDRDDPDPVASFLHALDIITEQGEGGGEGTVETAAETFQKEGSHYARFAELRYGRRYQPLDAVPFSRETEREFFTGEEIVWPVVINTLAVPADGYEAVLALDPRGPEVRKELESFDDAYTQMMLALDTTWNGPVETWWPSLGAAVTQMDQMRVRSCFTIMRNEIPPEVVARLEELYPREFRSLERYTDLARPVFYGPRFLNNAA, from the coding sequence ATGCCCACACCGGTCGACCTCAGAGACCTCAGCTGGATCCGCGGCGCCCTGCAGACGGCGATCGCGCTGGAGCACTCCACCATGCCGCTGTACTGCGCCGCGATGTACTCGCTCGAGGTGCAGAACTACCCCTCGTACAACACCATCCGCAGCGTCCTGATGGAGGAGATGGTCCACATGGCCATCGCCGCCAACATGGTCGCCGCACTCGGCGGAAGCCCCGCGATCAAGGGCCTCAAACCGACCTATCCCGGCAGCGGCGGCCTGCCCGGCGCAGTCGCCCCCGACCTGAGGCCGCGGCTGGCGAAACTGTCCGGCGCCGCGCTGGAGTCGTTCATGCGACTGGAAGCACCGCTGTTCGTCCTCAACACCCGGCAGCGCGGCGCCTCCTATCCCACGATCGGCGCTTTCTACGACGCCATCCGAAACGCGATCAAGCGCAACGCGGCGGCCGTCGAGCGGTCCGTACGCCTGGGCGGGCCGGCCAACCAGGTCGGCGGAAACCTCGGCTACCTCACGTTCGACAGGGACGACCCGGACCCTGTCGCCTCGTTCCTGCACGCGCTGGACATCATCACCGAGCAGGGCGAAGGCGGCGGCGAGGGCACCGTGGAGACGGCCGCCGAGACCTTCCAGAAGGAGGGCTCCCACTACGCCCGGTTCGCCGAGCTGCGCTACGGCCGGCGCTACCAGCCCCTCGACGCGGTGCCCTTCTCCCGGGAGACGGAGCGCGAGTTCTTCACCGGCGAGGAGATCGTCTGGCCGGTGGTCATCAACACCCTCGCCGTTCCCGCGGACGGCTACGAGGCGGTGCTGGCCCTCGATCCGCGCGGGCCCGAGGTGCGCAAGGAACTCGAATCGTTCGACGACGCCTACACGCAGATGATGCTCGCGCTGGACACCACCTGGAACGGCCCGGTGGAGACCTGGTGGCCCTCGCTCGGGGCCGCGGTCACCCAGATGGACCAGATGCGGGTGCGCTCCTGCTTCACGATCATGCGCAACGAAATTCCTCCGGAGGTCGTCGCACGCCTGGAGGAGCTGTACCCCAGGGAATTCCGGTCC
- a CDS encoding DUF2617 family protein has protein sequence MLTTLNTSYTDTRAADLAWTLGREPLPALATLDLELSGAQLQLRLLGASHQVLLEEERGVCSETVACIAGSSTPLPLGVAKRVGDWEYEFAARVEVLSPGSFAGRAQELLALVSDHPNGLAGVFPGSPHAFTAMLAQRHEGQVHWRTWHAYPQDGQLVATRTRVGVRQRTKRRDDAREKSVLSGR, from the coding sequence ATGCTCACGACCCTGAACACCTCCTACACCGACACGCGCGCGGCCGATCTGGCCTGGACCCTGGGCCGCGAGCCGCTGCCCGCGCTCGCCACCCTCGACCTCGAACTCTCCGGTGCGCAGCTGCAATTGCGGCTCCTCGGCGCGTCCCACCAGGTGCTCCTGGAGGAGGAGCGGGGCGTCTGCTCGGAGACGGTGGCGTGCATCGCGGGCTCCAGCACCCCGCTGCCACTGGGTGTCGCCAAGCGGGTCGGCGACTGGGAGTACGAGTTCGCGGCCCGCGTCGAGGTGCTCTCGCCCGGCTCCTTCGCCGGCCGCGCCCAGGAGCTCCTGGCCCTGGTCTCCGACCACCCCAACGGCCTGGCCGGCGTCTTCCCCGGCAGCCCGCACGCGTTCACCGCGATGCTGGCCCAGCGTCATGAGGGCCAGGTCCACTGGCGCACCTGGCACGCCTACCCGCAGGACGGCCAGTTGGTGGCGACCCGGACCCGGGTCGGGGTGAGGCAGCGGACGAAACGACGGGACGACGCCAGGGAGAAGTCGGTCCTGTCGGGCAGGTGA
- a CDS encoding HAD family hydrolase, translated as MLILDFDGVIADAFTECAVVTHYADHDPATVAAKPIAELAAAMPAGFVSRFRTVRTYARLLDDFMVARDPAADSIRGLKDFEALAARIPGPRLDALVRGATAVRAALRERRRTEWLDLHTLYPGIAGLLRRHSGRGTSIVTAKDEQSVWEILAHHGLDVTVAQVVGECSDKRTVVRRIAAADGLPPDAVTFIDDHITNALAVRDTGATSLWAWWGYHTPEHVERAIARRQRRVYLPELAELTA; from the coding sequence TTGCTGATACTCGACTTCGACGGCGTCATCGCCGACGCCTTCACCGAGTGCGCTGTCGTCACCCACTACGCCGACCACGACCCGGCCACGGTCGCGGCCAAGCCGATCGCCGAGCTGGCGGCGGCCATGCCCGCCGGGTTCGTGTCCCGCTTCCGCACGGTCCGCACCTACGCCCGGCTGCTGGACGACTTCATGGTGGCCCGCGACCCCGCCGCCGACTCGATCCGTGGCCTGAAGGACTTCGAGGCCCTCGCGGCCCGCATCCCGGGGCCCAGGCTCGACGCCCTGGTACGGGGCGCGACCGCGGTACGGGCCGCGCTGCGCGAGCGCCGGCGTACGGAGTGGCTGGACCTCCACACCCTGTATCCGGGAATCGCCGGGCTGCTCCGCCGCCACAGCGGCAGAGGCACGTCGATCGTCACGGCGAAGGACGAGCAGAGCGTGTGGGAGATCCTGGCCCACCACGGTCTGGACGTCACCGTGGCCCAGGTCGTCGGCGAGTGCTCGGACAAGCGCACGGTCGTGCGGCGGATCGCCGCGGCCGACGGACTCCCGCCGGACGCCGTCACGTTCATCGACGACCACATCACCAACGCGCTCGCGGTGCGCGACACGGGTGCCACGAGCCTGTGGGCGTGGTGGGGCTACCACACGCCCGAGCACGTCGAGCGTGCCATCGCACGCAGGCAGCGGCGGGTGTACCTGCCCGAACTGGCGGAGCTGACCGCCTGA
- a CDS encoding DJ-1/PfpI family protein: protein MSTPTSTPALGTTASGGAPAQIGSIAVLGYEACSEQDTITPLEIFKGVALVTSGQIAPWEREAANRELDVRLVSLEPGVVKMQMGTNVVADSVLNDDDLFDILYIPGGVGSGALLTNDRVHKLIRRHHEAGKVIAANCSGVGVIARSGIVNDEPLTCVAAVARGLRGEGFNVPLGRRMWIANTASRIWTFTGSYGVNGGAVAMVAHYFGREVGTIVSMMFDTIGGIGDAIFEETGPEFYQHPELEESFQNFFQPMLFPPLDESAEA, encoded by the coding sequence GTGAGTACACCCACGTCCACACCCGCCCTCGGTACCACGGCATCCGGCGGGGCGCCGGCCCAGATCGGCTCCATCGCGGTTCTCGGCTACGAGGCATGCTCCGAGCAGGACACCATCACACCGCTGGAGATCTTCAAGGGCGTCGCGCTGGTCACCAGCGGACAGATCGCGCCGTGGGAGCGGGAGGCCGCCAACCGCGAGCTCGACGTGCGCCTGGTCTCCCTGGAGCCCGGCGTCGTCAAGATGCAGATGGGCACGAACGTCGTCGCCGACTCGGTACTGAACGACGACGACCTGTTCGACATCCTGTACATCCCGGGCGGTGTCGGCTCCGGCGCGCTGCTGACCAACGACCGTGTGCACAAGCTCATCCGGCGCCACCACGAAGCGGGCAAGGTCATCGCCGCCAACTGCTCGGGCGTCGGCGTCATCGCCCGCTCCGGAATCGTCAACGACGAGCCGTTGACCTGTGTGGCCGCGGTGGCCCGCGGACTGCGCGGCGAGGGCTTCAACGTGCCCCTCGGCCGCCGGATGTGGATCGCCAACACCGCGTCGCGCATATGGACGTTCACCGGCTCCTACGGCGTGAACGGCGGTGCGGTCGCCATGGTGGCGCACTACTTCGGCCGGGAGGTCGGCACCATCGTCTCGATGATGTTCGACACCATCGGCGGCATCGGGGACGCGATCTTCGAGGAGACCGGGCCGGAGTTCTACCAGCACCCCGAGCTGGAGGAGTCCTTCCAGAACTTCTTCCAGCCGATGCTCTTCCCGCCGCTCGACGAGTCCGCCGAAGCCTGA
- a CDS encoding LysR family transcriptional regulator, with protein MQLGWLQTFIAVCHTGSFTKAARQLGLTQPAVTQQIRCLESELGKPLFHRTPQGATPTAEGKALAYEIEASMAEINSAVSRHFADTTENRPIRLGGPAELVTARVMASISQLIAAGLDVRISLGEASSLLEDLRSGHLDIVVSTIQPQGRGVDFTPLTDEEFALLASPRIAAGVPADAEDCEKLKVLAKLPMIAYAETLPIIRRYWRTVFDAPPPSPPAVVVPDLRAVIAAVTSSAGISVLPTYLCAAELASGALVPLMEPEIPPINTLYLATRSGTLSEPRLARLHEHLVRDARGWT; from the coding sequence ATGCAGCTGGGATGGCTACAGACCTTCATCGCCGTATGTCACACAGGCTCGTTCACCAAAGCGGCCCGGCAACTCGGCCTCACACAGCCGGCGGTCACTCAGCAGATCCGCTGCCTCGAGAGCGAACTGGGCAAGCCGCTGTTCCACCGCACGCCGCAAGGCGCGACACCCACCGCGGAGGGAAAGGCGCTGGCCTACGAGATCGAGGCATCCATGGCCGAGATCAACTCAGCCGTTTCACGCCACTTCGCCGACACCACGGAGAACCGTCCCATCCGCCTGGGCGGGCCGGCGGAGTTGGTGACCGCCAGGGTCATGGCGTCCATCAGCCAGCTCATCGCCGCCGGCCTCGACGTCCGCATCAGCCTCGGCGAGGCGTCGAGCCTCCTGGAGGACCTTCGCAGCGGGCATCTGGACATCGTGGTGTCCACGATCCAGCCCCAGGGCCGCGGGGTGGACTTCACTCCTCTGACGGACGAGGAGTTCGCCCTGCTCGCCTCGCCCCGGATCGCCGCAGGGGTACCGGCGGACGCCGAGGACTGCGAGAAGTTGAAGGTCCTGGCGAAACTCCCGATGATCGCGTACGCGGAGACGCTGCCGATCATCCGCCGCTACTGGCGCACGGTCTTCGATGCCCCGCCACCGAGTCCGCCGGCGGTGGTGGTCCCCGACCTGCGCGCCGTGATCGCGGCTGTCACGTCGTCGGCGGGCATCTCGGTCCTGCCGACATATCTGTGCGCCGCGGAACTGGCCTCCGGGGCGCTGGTTCCCCTGATGGAACCGGAGATCCCGCCCATCAACACCCTCTACCTGGCCACGCGCTCCGGCACCCTCTCCGAACCTCGGCTGGCGCGACTCCACGAGCACCTGGTTCGCGATGCCCGGGGGTGGACGTGA
- a CDS encoding cupin domain-containing protein produces MAVRIDPGPRDFAALNEVVRKGSRIGNESLDEDGHLNEIIPKPWGLEYRIYVDDFIDVWNLKIDEGESTSMHVHPRKLTYLLCLAGQGVTDTLTGEIPVGSGSVLRIGGGAFHSSRSIGPGPLWLVEVEAPRNKFDLIRLRDTYDRQGTAYERHHTEAPELPARPVTYLPQARLRDRSPGSEFAFSIRAGADVFYRRQERDLFHVPLGLTGVVTGEVDILAPAQGDVRRPALDQYYLSLALA; encoded by the coding sequence ATGGCGGTGAGAATAGACCCGGGCCCACGGGATTTCGCCGCTCTGAACGAAGTCGTCCGTAAAGGCTCCCGCATCGGAAACGAGAGCCTGGACGAGGACGGCCACCTCAACGAGATCATCCCCAAGCCGTGGGGGCTCGAGTACCGCATCTACGTCGACGATTTCATCGACGTGTGGAATCTGAAGATCGACGAGGGCGAGTCCACGTCGATGCACGTGCACCCCCGCAAGCTGACGTATCTCCTCTGCCTCGCGGGGCAGGGTGTGACCGACACGCTGACGGGCGAGATCCCGGTGGGCAGCGGATCGGTCCTGCGCATCGGGGGCGGCGCCTTCCACTCCTCCCGGAGTATCGGCCCCGGCCCGCTGTGGCTGGTCGAGGTCGAGGCACCGCGCAACAAGTTCGACCTGATCCGGTTGCGCGACACCTACGACCGGCAGGGCACCGCCTACGAGCGGCACCACACCGAGGCACCCGAACTGCCGGCGAGGCCGGTGACGTATCTGCCGCAGGCGCGGCTGCGGGACCGGTCCCCGGGCTCGGAGTTCGCGTTCTCCATCCGGGCCGGTGCGGACGTGTTCTACCGGCGCCAGGAGCGGGACCTGTTCCACGTCCCGCTCGGCCTGACCGGAGTGGTCACCGGCGAGGTGGACATCCTCGCCCCTGCACAGGGCGACGTGCGCCGTCCCGCGCTGGACCAGTACTACCTCTCGCTCGCGCTCGCCTGA
- a CDS encoding DJ-1/PfpI family protein — protein sequence MPSAVIITGPGFQDHDVVYTYYRLLEEGWHVDVATRNGADVVGKYGVPLPMDKTAKPLIAFEQLDAAAYDAVILTGGHEAPDRVRQDARVLDFVRAMDAAEKVVAGLCHGPWIMVSAGVLKGRRACAYIGLRDDVINAGADVVDSDVIVDGHIITCSYYAYVGRFMQRVFETVAKKQVAAA from the coding sequence ATGCCCAGTGCCGTCATCATCACCGGCCCCGGATTCCAGGACCACGACGTGGTCTACACCTACTACCGGCTTCTCGAAGAGGGCTGGCACGTGGACGTGGCCACCCGCAACGGCGCCGATGTCGTCGGCAAGTACGGCGTCCCGCTGCCCATGGACAAGACCGCCAAGCCGCTGATCGCCTTCGAGCAGCTGGACGCCGCGGCCTACGACGCGGTCATCCTCACCGGCGGCCACGAGGCGCCTGACCGGGTGCGCCAGGACGCCCGTGTCCTCGACTTCGTCCGCGCCATGGACGCGGCCGAGAAGGTCGTCGCCGGCCTGTGCCACGGCCCGTGGATCATGGTCTCCGCCGGCGTGCTCAAGGGCCGTCGCGCCTGCGCCTACATAGGTCTGCGCGACGATGTGATCAACGCCGGCGCCGACGTCGTGGACTCCGACGTGATCGTCGACGGCCACATCATCACCTGCTCCTACTACGCCTATGTGGGCCGGTTCATGCAGCGGGTCTTCGAAACGGTCGCCAAGAAGCAGGTGGCAGCGGCCTGA